Proteins encoded together in one Impatiens glandulifera chromosome 1, dImpGla2.1, whole genome shotgun sequence window:
- the LOC124922390 gene encoding uncharacterized protein LOC124922390, producing MPSKSINIPSNFNTQSVLGFPSPSFLLNLCKILVVAGLLLSSFSFFIININPSCSHVSTNSLSNPLQNIVVAPPAPDPPTDIGDLVFGLVGSVNAWPTRRHYIESWWVTNLTRGYMFLDVPPPEKLLPWPSTSPPYRVSEDNSETILKFTKQNDTMVRIARSLLETFKQGDKGVRWFVMGDDDSIFFLENWIELLRKYDHNKYVYIGGHSESVLPNFIHSFEMGFGGAGVAFSYPLAQALVPRLDECIKRYPQLYAADQMWQSCCADIGVFLSPQRGIHQIDLHGDISGLLSAHPPVPIISLHHPEKVNPYFPKLDRKDSVNHLMKAAKVDQSRLLQQSVCYNRENSWSFSVAWGYSVHIYEAMYPMSILQKPLETFKPWVIKNVVPPFFIFNTRWPVRDPCLAPHVFYMESIEDGAEDDLIVTTYKREGPRGLHACLANGNHSADYVSNIRVYSSSTKLKGESRRDCCDVVSLDESNLVEIKYRECLKDEVVA from the exons ATGCCTTCCAAATCCATTAATATTCCTTCAAACTTTAATACTCAATCTGTTCTTGGATTTCCATCTCCATCTTTCCTTTTGAATCTATGTAAAATCTTGGTTGTTGCAGGATTACTCCTTTCCTCATTCTCCTTCTTTATAATCAACATTAATCCAAGTTGTTCTCATGTCTCAACAAATTCATTATCCAATCCTTTACAAAATATAGTGGTCGCTCCTCCTGCCCCCGATCCCCCAACCGACATTGGCGACCTTGTTTTCGGTTTGGTTGGGTCTGTCAATGCCTGGCCTACTAGAAGACACTATATTGAATCATGGTGGGTCACCAATCTCACACGAGGATACATGTTTCTCGATGTTCCTCCCCCGGAGAAGCTCTTGCCTTGGCCTTCTACTTCCCCTCCGTATCGTGTTTCCGAGGATAATTCGGAAACCATCTTGAAATTCACCAAGCAGAATGATACCATGGTTAGGATTGCTCGGAGCTTGTTGGAGACTTTTAAACAAGGGGATAAAGGGGTGAGGTGGTTTGTTATGGGGGACGATGATTCGATCTTTTTTCTAGAGAATTGGATCGAGTTGTTGAGGAAATACGATCATAATAAGTATGTTTACATCGGTGGGCATTCGGAGAGTGTGTTGCCGAATTTTATACATTCTTTTGAGATGGGTTTTGGTGGTGCTGGTGTTGCTTTTAGTTATCCTCTTGCTCAAGCTTTGGTTCCAAGATTGGATGAATGTATTAAGAGATATCCACAACTTTATGCTGCTGATCAAATGTGGCAATCTTGTTGTGCTGATATTGGAGTTTTCTTATCTCCACAAAGGGGTATTCATCAG ATTGATTTGCATGGAGACATATCAGGGCTTTTATCAGCTCACCCGCCGGTTCCCATTATTTCACTCCACCACCCCGAGAAGGTAAACCCTTATTTTCCCAAGTTAGACCGGAAAGACTCCGTGAATCACCTAATGAAGGCAGCGAAAGTGGACCAATCGCGCCTTCTTCAACAAAGCGTGTGCTACAATAGGGAGAACAGTTGGTCCTTTTCGGTGGCTTGGGGCTATTCCGTTCACATATATGAGGCAATGTACCCAATGAGCATTCTACAAAAGCCATTAGAAACCTTCAAACCTTGGGTGATAAAGAACGTAGTCCCGcctttcttcatctttaacACGAGATGGCCAGTTCGAGATCCTTGTTTGGCTCCTCATGTTTTCTATATGGAGTCGATTGAGGATGGTGCCGAGGATGATTTGATCGTGACCACATACAAGCGAGAGGGACCAAGAGGGTTGCATGCTTGTTTGGCTAATGGGAACCATTCTGCTGATTATGTATCCAACATTAGAGTTTACTCTTCATCTACAAAGCTTAAAGGG GAAAGTAGAAGAGATTGTTGTGATGTTGTAAGTTTGGATGAATCAAACTTAGTTGAGATCAAATATAGGGAATGCTTGAAGGATGAAGTTGTTGCTTGA
- the LOC124921837 gene encoding uncharacterized protein LOC124921837 → MSLPATRKSKWHLAPPPPPTPRILNLPRRFRRRRTCRTAAAASSSSYGGRPVIVSGRDPDVKLEPLLDRERKFAENSIPVVAEEREINGGGGFVEEKWKFQAEILRAECNFLRMEREIALKKLERNRTQMEITLRSAVESLVSGRKKIYEGKSSLNEVLEEEIEYLEEMLGQLLQTGSYAAANDLKVKKCINFDKKAVLLRRRLESLGGCLLPDEKRSAVKENESASASASAASDEKSIRSVSEEEEKKKMSCSSGRCKSIVKRIVEQVRAETDQWSQMQEMVGRVRDEMEELQLCREFWEDRALDSEFETRSLRNMVEEWRQKAMSFEEKARDLETEASLLREKLKNKEEENHRPRVSGKRSVVVAPRLAFRDIGNSLSLKEVNQIKSSSRSGRDDTSFGFSS, encoded by the exons ATGTCCTTACCAGCTACAAGGAAGTCCAAATGGCATTTAGCCCCGCCACCGCCACCCACTCCTAGAATACTCAACTTACCCAGACGGTTTCGCCGGAGAAGAACCTGCAgaaccgccgccgccgcctcaTCCTCTTCTTATGGAGGGAGACCGGTCATTGTATCCGGAAGGGACCCGGATGTAAAGCTCGAACCTTTGTTAGACAGAGAGCGGAAATTTGCTGAAAATTCCATCCCCGTCGTGGCCGAGGAGAGAGAGATTAATGGAGGAGGTGGGTTTGTGGAGGAGAAATGGAAGTTTCAGGCGGAGATTCTTAGAGCGGAGTGTAATTTTTTGAGGATGGAGAGGGAAATTGCATTGAAGAAACTGGAAAGGAATCGAACCCAGATGGAAATTACATTAAGATCGGCGGTTGAGAGTCTGGTTTCG GGAAGAAAAAAGATCTATGAAGGAAAGAGTAGCTTAAATGAAGTattagaagaagagattgaataTCTTGAAGAGATGCTTGGGCAGCTGCTGCAGACTGGTTCTTATGCCGCTGCCAATGATCTCAAGGTCAAGAAATGCATTAACTTTGACAAGAAGGCTGTGCTTCTACGGCGGAGGCTGGAGAGTCTAGGCGGCTGCTTATTACCAGATGAGAAACGGTCGGCCGTCAAGGAAAATGAATCAGCATCAGCATCAGCATCAGCAGCCTCTGAT GAAAAGTCAATTAGGAGTGTTTCGGAggaggaagagaagaagaagatgagttGCTCTTCTGGGCGATGCAAGTCTATAGTGAAGAGAATCGTGGAGCAAGTACGAGCGGAGACAGATCAATGGTCGCAGATGCAGGAGATGGTTGGAAGGGTGAGAGATGAGATGGAAGAGCTTCAACTGTGTCGTGAATTCTGGGAAGATCGTGCCCTTGATTCTGAATTCGAAACCCGATCATTAAGAAACATGGTGGAAGAATGGAGGCAAAAAGCTATGAGCTTTGAGGAGAAAGCAAGAGATCTTGAAACAGAGGCGTCATTACTGAGAGAGAAGCTGAAGAATAAGGAGGAAGAGAATCACCGGCCGCGGGTTAGCGGCAAGAGATCAGTGGTTGTGGCTCCTAGATTGGCGTTTCGCGATATTGGGAATTCTTTATCACTAAAGGAGGTGAATCAGATCAAGAGTAGTAGCAGATCTGGCCGGGATGATACTTCCTTTGGATTTTCATCATAA